A stretch of the Ananas comosus cultivar F153 linkage group 14, ASM154086v1, whole genome shotgun sequence genome encodes the following:
- the LOC109720091 gene encoding protein MAIN-LIKE 1-like isoform X2 — MITTVIRTMPPFIMMMADLEEAGPVDESVLTEQHLHRSSFITTEGYRGVQFIEHGRKLNQWELDHPAVLDLLRQSGFYYISRLRRLQLDQALLGALIERWRRETQTFHFRHGEMTITLQDVAVISGLRVDGAPVTGTTVYPWPDICQALLGVVPDDIRAGQIRLDWIYQQFHHLHLDAPAGLVAATARAYILYQIGCSLFPNPTGYRVHLKWLPLIADFDACGALAWGAAALAYLYRALGSAALKGKVECCCFATLVQIWAWDHLHVGRPTSVGAVADMADCPMGCRYDI, encoded by the exons ATGATAACGACGGTAATCAGGACGATGCCCCCATTCATAATGATG ATGGCAGATCTAGAGGAGGCGGGACCAGTTGATGAGTCCGTCCTGACAGAGCAGCATCTCCATAGGTCTTCATTTATCACGACTGAG GGATATCGCGGGGTGCAGTTCATAGAGCATGGCCGCAAATTAAACCAGTGGGAGCTTGATCATCCAGCAGTGCTAGATTTGCTACGACAGTCtggattttattatatttctcgacTTAGGCGTCTACAGCTGGATCAGGCATTATTAGGAGCTTTGATCGAGCGATGGAGACGGGAGACCCAGACATTTCACTTCCGCCACGGTGAGATGACGATTACACTTCAGGATGTGGCGGTTATTTCGGGTCTTCGTGTCGATGGAGCGCCGGTCACTGGGACTACAGTGTATCCGTGGCCAGATATTTGTCAGGCGCTTTTAGGGGTTGTGCCGGATGACATCCGAGCTGGgcagattagattagattggatatacCAGCAGTTTCATCATCTACATTTGGATGCTCCGGCTGGATTAGTTGCAGCCACTGCAcgtgcatatatattatatcagatTGGCTGTAGTCTATTTCCAAACCCCACCGGATATAGGGTTCATCTTAAGTGGCTGCCACTTATAGCGGATTTTGATGCATGCGGCGCTTTAGCCTGGGGTGCAGCAGCACTGGCCTATCTATATCGAGCTTTGGGATCGGCTGCATTAAAAGGAAAGGTCGAATGCTGTTGCTTCGCGACATTAGTACAG atttgggcGTGGGACCATCTACATGTCGGCCGACCTACTAGCGTTGGAGCTGTTGCCGACATGGCTGATTGCCCTATGGGTTGCCGGTATGACATATAA
- the LOC109720091 gene encoding protein MAIN-LIKE 1-like isoform X3, with protein MADLEEAGPVDESVLTEQHLHRSSFITTEGYRGVQFIEHGRKLNQWELDHPAVLDLLRQSGFYYISRLRRLQLDQALLGALIERWRRETQTFHFRHGEMTITLQDVAVISGLRVDGAPVTGTTVYPWPDICQALLGVVPDDIRAGQIRLDWIYQQFHHLHLDAPAGLVAATARAYILYQIGCSLFPNPTGYRVHLKWLPLIADFDACGALAWGAAALAYLYRALGSAALKGKVECCCFATLVQIWAWDHLHVGRPTSVGAVADMADCPMGCRYDI; from the exons ATGGCAGATCTAGAGGAGGCGGGACCAGTTGATGAGTCCGTCCTGACAGAGCAGCATCTCCATAGGTCTTCATTTATCACGACTGAG GGATATCGCGGGGTGCAGTTCATAGAGCATGGCCGCAAATTAAACCAGTGGGAGCTTGATCATCCAGCAGTGCTAGATTTGCTACGACAGTCtggattttattatatttctcgacTTAGGCGTCTACAGCTGGATCAGGCATTATTAGGAGCTTTGATCGAGCGATGGAGACGGGAGACCCAGACATTTCACTTCCGCCACGGTGAGATGACGATTACACTTCAGGATGTGGCGGTTATTTCGGGTCTTCGTGTCGATGGAGCGCCGGTCACTGGGACTACAGTGTATCCGTGGCCAGATATTTGTCAGGCGCTTTTAGGGGTTGTGCCGGATGACATCCGAGCTGGgcagattagattagattggatatacCAGCAGTTTCATCATCTACATTTGGATGCTCCGGCTGGATTAGTTGCAGCCACTGCAcgtgcatatatattatatcagatTGGCTGTAGTCTATTTCCAAACCCCACCGGATATAGGGTTCATCTTAAGTGGCTGCCACTTATAGCGGATTTTGATGCATGCGGCGCTTTAGCCTGGGGTGCAGCAGCACTGGCCTATCTATATCGAGCTTTGGGATCGGCTGCATTAAAAGGAAAGGTCGAATGCTGTTGCTTCGCGACATTAGTACAG atttgggcGTGGGACCATCTACATGTCGGCCGACCTACTAGCGTTGGAGCTGTTGCCGACATGGCTGATTGCCCTATGGGTTGCCGGTATGACATATAA
- the LOC109720091 gene encoding protein MAIN-LIKE 1-like isoform X1 — protein sequence MDETSGRRTKCSICKQGGHYRNTCPQNTEIAQQGRRHLEEAGPVDESVLTEQHLHRSSFITTEGYRGVQFIEHGRKLNQWELDHPAVLDLLRQSGFYYISRLRRLQLDQALLGALIERWRRETQTFHFRHGEMTITLQDVAVISGLRVDGAPVTGTTVYPWPDICQALLGVVPDDIRAGQIRLDWIYQQFHHLHLDAPAGLVAATARAYILYQIGCSLFPNPTGYRVHLKWLPLIADFDACGALAWGAAALAYLYRALGSAALKGKVECCCFATLVQIWAWDHLHVGRPTSVGAVADMADCPMGCRYDI from the exons ATGGACGAAACAAGTGGGCGACGAACAAAATGTAGCATTTGTAAGCAGGGAGGTCATTATAGAAACACCTGTCCACAGAATACAGAGATAGCACAACAAGGACGTCGAC ATCTAGAGGAGGCGGGACCAGTTGATGAGTCCGTCCTGACAGAGCAGCATCTCCATAGGTCTTCATTTATCACGACTGAG GGATATCGCGGGGTGCAGTTCATAGAGCATGGCCGCAAATTAAACCAGTGGGAGCTTGATCATCCAGCAGTGCTAGATTTGCTACGACAGTCtggattttattatatttctcgacTTAGGCGTCTACAGCTGGATCAGGCATTATTAGGAGCTTTGATCGAGCGATGGAGACGGGAGACCCAGACATTTCACTTCCGCCACGGTGAGATGACGATTACACTTCAGGATGTGGCGGTTATTTCGGGTCTTCGTGTCGATGGAGCGCCGGTCACTGGGACTACAGTGTATCCGTGGCCAGATATTTGTCAGGCGCTTTTAGGGGTTGTGCCGGATGACATCCGAGCTGGgcagattagattagattggatatacCAGCAGTTTCATCATCTACATTTGGATGCTCCGGCTGGATTAGTTGCAGCCACTGCAcgtgcatatatattatatcagatTGGCTGTAGTCTATTTCCAAACCCCACCGGATATAGGGTTCATCTTAAGTGGCTGCCACTTATAGCGGATTTTGATGCATGCGGCGCTTTAGCCTGGGGTGCAGCAGCACTGGCCTATCTATATCGAGCTTTGGGATCGGCTGCATTAAAAGGAAAGGTCGAATGCTGTTGCTTCGCGACATTAGTACAG atttgggcGTGGGACCATCTACATGTCGGCCGACCTACTAGCGTTGGAGCTGTTGCCGACATGGCTGATTGCCCTATGGGTTGCCGGTATGACATATAA